A stretch of Macadamia integrifolia cultivar HAES 741 unplaced genomic scaffold, SCU_Mint_v3 scaffold_189A, whole genome shotgun sequence DNA encodes these proteins:
- the LOC122071102 gene encoding leucine-rich repeat receptor-like serine/threonine-protein kinase BAM1, whose product MRFPLLLLLLFLYIFNNPSVSGKQSNIPEYRALLSLKSAIIDGPGASLQNWNVSTSHCTWTGVTCDDNRRVVSLDISNMNLSGILSPDVGHLRNLVNLTVATNSLSGPVPSELSYIVNLRQLNLSNNIFNGSFPSQLSLLKYLEVLDLYNNNMTGDLPVEVSEMPNLRHLHLGGNFFSGKIPPEYGRWEFLEYLAISGNELVGIIPPEIGNLTKLQQLYIGYFNSYEGGIPPEIGNLSSLVRVDMANCGLSGEIPPELGKLQNLDTLFLQVNGLTGGLTPELGNLKSLRSMDLSNNILTGEIPQAFAELKNLTLLNLFRNKLYGTIPDFIGDLPELEVLQLWENNFTGSIPQGLGRNGKIQLLDFSSNKLTGNLPPDLCSGNRLQTLIALGNFLFGPIPESLGRCESLTRIRMGENFLNGTIPKGLFGLPKLAQVELQDNYLEGSFPETDSVAVNLGQISLSNNRLTGSLPPSVGNFSGVQKLLLDGNMFSGRIPPEIGKLQQLSKMDFSSNKFSGPVAPEVSQCKSLTFIDLSHNELSGEIPPEITSMRILNYLNLSSNHLVGGIPPSISTMQSLTSVDFSYNNLSGLVPGTGQFSYFNSTSFVGNPELCGPYLRPCKSGDGDQQTHVKGPLSASIKLLLVIGLLVCSIAFAVAAIFKARSLKKANESRAWKLTAFQRLDFTCDDVLECLKEDNIIGKGGAGIVYKGIMPNGDQVAVKRLPVMSRGSSHDHGFNAEIQTLGRIRHRHIVRLLGFCSNHETNLLVYEYMPNGSLGELLHGKKGGHLHWDTRYKIAVEAAKGLCYLHHDCSPLILHRDVKSNNILLDSDFEAHVADFGLAKFLQDSGTSECMSAIAGSYGYIAPEYAYTLKVDEKSDVYSFGVVLLELVSGRKPVGEFGDGVDIVQ is encoded by the exons atgcgttttccacttcttcttcttcttctttttctctacaTCTTCAACAACCCATCCGTCTCCGGTAAACAATCTAATATTCCAGAATACCGAGCTTTGCTCTCCTTGAAATCCGCCATTATCGATGGCCCAGGAGCTTCCTTGCAGAACTGGAACGTCTCCACCAGTCATTGCACATGGACTGGAGTTACCTGCGACGATAACCGACGAGTCGTTTCTCTTGATATATCCAATATGAACCTCTCCGGTATTCTATCTCCCGATGTGGGTCACCTCCGCAACCTCGTCAACCTTACCGTCGCGACTAACTCTCTTTCTGGTCCCGTCCCTTCGGAGCTTTCTTACATTGTTAACCTTCGCCAGCTGAACCTCTCCAACAACATTTTCAATGGTAGCTTCCCTTCGCAGCTTTCCCTTCTCAAGTACCTTGAAGTTCTggatttatataataataatatgaccGGTGATTTGCCCGTTGAGGTATCGGAGATGCCCAATCTCCGCCATCTCCATCTCGGTGGAAATTTCTTCTCTGGTAAAATCCCTCCGGAATACGGTCGATGGGAGTTCCTCGAGTATCTGGCGATTTCTGGTAACGAGCTTGTCGGTATTATACCGCCGGAGATCGGGAACCTGACGAAGCTTCAACAACTTTATATTGGGTACTTCAATAGCTATGAGGGTGGTATACCGCCGGAGATCGGGAACCTCTCTAGTTTGGTTCGAGTGGATATGGCCAACTGTGGGTTGTCAGGTGAGATTCCACCGGAGCTAGGAAAGCTTCAGAACTTGGATACCTTGTTTCTGCAGGTAAATGGCCTCACTGGAGGACTTACGCCGGAGCTTGGGAATCTGAAGAGCTTGAGATCGATGGATCTCTCCAACAATATTCTCACCGGCGAGATTCCACAGGCTTTTGCAGAACTGAAGAATTTGACGCTGTTGAATCTGTTCAGGAATAAGTTGTACGGCACCATCCCCGATTTCATTGGTGATTTGCCAGAGTTGGAGGTGTTGCAGCTTTGGGAGAACAATTTCACTGGAAGTATTCCTCAGGGACTTGGAAGGAATGGTAAGATTCAGCTCCTCGATTTTTCATCGAACAAGCTGACTGGGAATCTCCCACCGGATCTCTGTTCTGGGAATCGGCTTCAGACGCTGATCGCATTGGGAAACTTTCTGTTTGGTCCCATCCCGGAATCTCTGGGGAGATGCGAATCGCTCACTCGGATTCGGATGGGTGAGAACTTTCTCAATGGTACCATTCCGAAGGGGCTCTTCGGCTTGCCCAAGCTCGCACAGGTCGAGCTTCAAGACAACTACCTTGAGGGGAGCTTTCCGGAGACTGATTCGGTCGCCGTGAATCTGGGGCAGATCAGCCTTTCCAACAACCGGCTCACGGGATCTCTGCCTCCTTCCGTAGGTAACTTCTCTGGTGTGCAGAAGCTCCTTCTTGATGGTAATATGTTCTCTGGCCGTATTCCGCCGGAAATTGGAAAGTTGCAGCAGCTATCCAAAATGGATTTCAGCAGCAACAAGTTCTCCGGTCCAGTAGCACCGGAGGTCAGTCAATGCAAGTCGCTGACATTCATCGATCTCAGCCACAACGAGTTATCCGGCGAGATCCCCCCAGAGATCACGAGTATGCGGATCTTAAACTACCTGAATCTCTCAAGCAATCATCTCGTTGGGGGCATTCCTCCGTCAATCTCAACAATGCAAAGCTTGACTTCAGTGgatttctcctacaacaatCTGTCTGGTTTGGTTCCAGGCACCGGTCAGTTCAGTTACTTCAATTCCACTTCCTTCGTTGGCAACCCCGAACTCTGTGGTCCATACTTGCGGCCTTGCAAATCTGGTGACGGCGACCAACAAACCCATGTGAAAGGCCCACTCTCTGCTTCGATAAAGCTCCTCCTAGTCATTGGCCTTCTTGTCTGCTCGATAGCATTTGCAGTCGCTGCCATCTTCAAAGCTCGGTCACTGAAGAAAGCTAACGAGTCCAGGGCGTGGAAACTAACGGCTTTCCAGCGTTTGGATTTCACTTGTGACGATGTCTTGGAATGCTTGAAGGAAGACAACATCATAGGGAAGGGAGGTGCTGGGATTGTGTACAAGGGCATCATGCCTAATGGCGACCAGGTTGCCGTGAAAAGGCTGCCGGTGATGAGCCGAGGATCATCTCATGATCATGGGTTCAATGCAGAGATACAGACTCTGGGTAGGATTCGACATCGCCACATTGTTAGATTATTGGGATTTTGTTCCAACCATGAAACCAATCTTCTGGTTTACGAGTATATGCCTAATGGGAGCTTGGGTGAACTCCTGCATGGCAAGAAAGGAGGTCACTTGCACTGGGACACAAGGTATAAGATTGCAGTAGAGGCTGCCAAGGGTCTCTGTTACCTACACCATGACTGTTCCCCATTAATCCTTCACCGTGATGTGAAATCAAACAACATCCTCCTTGATTCCGACTTTGAAGCTCATGTTGCTGATTTTGGTCTTGCCAAGTTTCTACAGGATTCAGGCACCTCAGAGTGCATGTCAGCTATTGCCGGTTCCTATGGTTACATTGCCCCAG AGTATGCCTACACACTGAAGGTTGATGAGAAAAGTGATGTGTACAGCTTTGGGGTGGTTCTGTTGGAATTGGTGAGTGGTAGAAAACCAGTGGGTGAGTTTGGGGATGGGGTAGACATTGTGCAGTAG